The Helianthus annuus cultivar XRQ/B chromosome 15, HanXRQr2.0-SUNRISE, whole genome shotgun sequence genomic sequence gtaaatgcaaaaacaattaattcaaatactggtaaaggacaaacagcttggaaacaaaaacaggtaattcaatcagggggggCACCACAaattctttttcctaatcatcaagtgattgagatcactttccttgatgatcaaggacgacccaagtccacaaaggcttgggtccccctctccaactaatctctgaatgagtgtgcaggatgttccaggaggaactattaatagtcttaggattattgatagtggagcgtccatgcacaagttTGGCAACATAAGGATCCGAAATATTGATatatctaggagaatgttgttgccattgatggagagagaggaaagaaaaagaaaagaagaaggatatgttggtgaaagaatgtggatgaatgaagttgcaaaattcgaccaaatgaagaacatgCCAAAAgttggttgttatggtttttgatcgggtcttCAGGAAAGGATACAATGAAATGTGTGCAGAAgccttggcatggattgaacatccgtacaccatttctgaaagagaaagtcaaagaccttcgctggtgcaatatggaagaccagccggacccggaggtttatgatcttgttgctgtcaagagatttctcagtagctgcagattcgaccttgaagtccacaccgggtggatatcaagtttgggagagcactcagattccttgcaatgcacgaagcagttgcaggatacggttttgaacTTCTAATCTCTCTtatgcttgtcgatatttaagctgctttatgaattattatcatctcatatagcactctttggcctgacacgttgatctcgaatatcacctcacacgtgattgtttctttatgaaactcgtcaatgttgtcatggtccacaccgatgaccaacgtgccgacctttttaccaaagcctttgacaaatcaagatttgactttttattattggtaaacggcattaaggtcaagcaagagtaaaaccaacatcggaaaatcatttttgtaaatacctttgtgttttaaatttgtcttagtttattgattttagggggagtaaatccaaaaatctgaaaatccaaaaacatcgaaaaatttcaaaaaaaaaaaaaacaaacaaaaacaatagaaaagcaaaaatgagtttcctggcgagcaaaagagaaaatgatagtacatcagtggtctatccaaacctctttaaaccttaaatgaaaaacgataagcagctctatataagatgtatcggtaggctcacaatcattttaaagtgtgcagggtgatataaatcttaatcgactgaagatcaggtgggaaccattcattggcatatggtcttagtaccgaaatttcgtttgagagattgccgaggttctgagatattcggtctttatgctgcttatcatctgggtatcatggttgcttctataaaagacaaagtctaagttcttccatgataccatacatacgtgtacatatttcatactgcattcgacctcaataagtgataaacaatcacatgtccatacaaaataagtgataaaatatcacatttatccgggagtcaagttcgtctctctgctgtacggaagtactgacctgttcacggacttgctcctgtgccctcatgcatcgaaaatcaagttcctcatcaataagtgattatatcacatagggcttgttttcaatcaaaataagtgagaatctcacatcatatacggtcaaacagatgataatcggtatactcaccggtaagatgaaccctcgtgcataccttgatacgggaatgtgtcgtgatgtggatgaacaccggtcggtaagtataaatcataccttaacgtatctcctaaacatgattacatctgataagttgagcttaagtggacaacaataccgataattgttataggatgtttatcttaatgttaactaattgaacaacaagagcgttttggcatgaccgtacactgatatgattctcttaccctcgaaactcacaaaaagaatgtctgtatatatttatttactgctttcagtctttacatttgaaaaactcaaaaaaaccaaaaagattttatttccaCTTTATTTttgatcgtacgatgttggagctcgagtctttgCTACCTGAAACCTGAACAAAAACCGAATTGacaaaatcttcataaacggtcgaaatttgcaagtttttgaaagttaaatctaaaactgacaaatttattaaactttcaaattgtcggacgtgtttgattgtgacatggtcatacgtgtgtcatttgtttatactaactatattccaagcagttgttctcattacgcgtttagatttcttgcatgtgcagattttaaaggcaaggagaacatggtcgatgacaagcttcggaatgaagacacgacgtgaaggcactcaaatgatgaagttgatcgagttgctgctgaccatcatcaacaccaccagGATCTCAAGctgtaaagatcaagtcattcacaagcataactcaagggggagcttatgttaagggggagtttgtcaacacacttcctacatgatacgggtagtttgttgatacactctctgctttcaagacgtgaagactttgaagatcctccgacattgaagacttaaaatgacatcagagtcttgaagacgcgaagatcaaagatgaccaaaatcgagacaaagctacagccaagggggagtttgttggtgcacttatgtctgtactttgtctgttttcggtcatgatgtaaaacgatgtctttgttagtctgtaagttgaccaagtcaaccgtcctcctggtttgacttggccgaACAGTTAGAAAATGGTTGTTCATACATCTCTGTCGAAGGATAGCCCATCGAAGGATAGTGTTGATCCTTCGATGAccacgaaagatatgcttcgatggattctgatggacctcgaaggatacaccatccttcgaggtatttgtggatccttcgatggctttgacatcgatagatgatcctttgatcatctatcggatccttcggacaggcAACCattgctgggtatatatatacccatgcagtgtgtgttCATCAGTGGAGAGACACAACATAGTAGACAAAAAGAGAAGGAGAGCATTctgtgaacacacacacacacacttagagagtttgcaatacagatttgtaaacattgagcttgtaaccgaacccttcattcgtattaatacaagttgtgttaatcggtgaaccttgtttgtttgtgtttgtgcttgtttcatcccggtttgctcactagcttggattccgcacttgctagtgggttagtataacaaggttaaggttgaacctcatcctccgagagggacctacaaacagtcttgttacttaaaagcctttgggggggttaatgaccatgtcatggatatccctggcatcattttacgaaatggccatgacctaagcgcggagtgtaggcgtacactcgtcagtgcataaatagtcgatatggtgtgtctattgatctttaacccggacttgatccgggctactgaattcgttcacaagattatatatttaaataattctcccaagttataaaagagtttgtgcctcgtgcattcaaatcaattttaataaacattttacaaaagtgtcggttgaatgtatttaccagtgtaaactgacgtattttcccaaaaagattaaatgcaggtactaaacgtaattggctggctatagctccttagcatcttaaagagtctcgcaagcttaagatgccttcgtctgttgaacaatacttatatttttatttgatcccctgtggatacattttcgactattcgtaatactttgatattgcaaacaatggttgaaatataattatctttatgcttccgctgtgcattcatatattgtgtggtttgactatattgttgccaactacgtcacgataatcccccaccgggcccaccggtgagacacgtggaaatcggggtgtgacacaactgTATAATCCTCACCAACCAGTGTTCTCAAAACAGGGCAATTGAAAATTTCGAGGCGCTCCAGTTTCTTCAATCCACTTGCCATGGAAACTGTGAAGAGGTATGTCAACTCTTTACAATCAGAAACATGAAGGACCTTTAAATTGGAAAATGATTGATGCATCGACACATTTTCAACATGATTCATATCATTCACTTTTAAATGAAGCTCCTCTGTTTTCTCAAATAGATCACTGATTTTGCATTCTACCAGCTTATTGCACTCACCAACTAATTTAATCGTATTTCTGAATGAATATATATTATCGTCCCCCCATATATCCAATTGACAACCGATAGATATTCTAAACCTTTCAAGTTTTTCAAAAGACAAGTTTTTCGCTTGGGTATCACTCTTAAAGAACTCCAACTCTAATGCAAATAGCTTCCGTGAAAGTATCTCCAATTCGGCACAGTTGGCATCTGTGAACGTAACGGGCCTATACTCATAAGATCACATATAAAGTTCTTCAAGGTTGCCCAAGTTTTGAAAGGCACCATCGTCAATGCGTAGGTCAACACATCCAGTCAAATCTAGTAACTTCAGTTTTTTCAACATTCTTATCTTCCATGGCAACCTTCTTATTCCACAATCAACAAGGCTCAATGCTTCCAAGTTGCTAAGACTTCCAAGGAAAGATATATCTTCAATCAACGAGCATGAACGAAGGCATAGTGTTCGAAGTTTGGTCGAGTGTTCGAACACCACCGGAAGCAATGGAATACCTATATTGTCATAACAGACAACCTCAAGTTTTTCTGTTTTTTCATAAATATGTTGCGGAAACTTGAGTAGGTTATTCCCATCCATTACAATCAAGAGTGAGAGATTTGGGTAATTAAAGTCTACAGGAAATTTAGTCATACCTATGCACTTTAATAAAATTCTTTCATGAGACTCTTTTGCATCGTTTTTTATAAGCTGATGTCCAGACATATTATCATGGTAGACTATTGAAGCttgtttgactttgaaaaatTACTTAAAGCAAAAACACGCACGAGATCATGCATCTTTACACATCCCATCTGTTCGCTTTCTGTCAACAAGTTGGCCCGTATGAGGTTGTTAACACAAATGATTGTTCGTCTTCTTGCTTCTCTTAAAGTATGCACTTTACTAAACAGCTTCAATCCCCAGCCGTACCTCATCAAGTCCTCAATGGGAATATCAAAGTCATCCGGGAATAAGCCACTTAGGAGGAAAACTGATTTATCATCATCCTTTTGAAGATTGTTATAGCTCATTTCAAAAACTTTATGCACAATCTCATTAAGGTCTTGAAGGTCATCATGTTGTAAATTGGAAAGTGTTTCCTTCCATGCCTCCTTTATGTTACCAATAAGACTTTTGGCAATGGTTTTCAAGGCAATAGGCAAACCCCCACATTTATTCACAATATCTTCTCCTATCTTTTGGAGCTCGGCATCATCACCATCCGAAGGAGTTGGTCCCACAATCTCAAAAAACAATGTTTTTGCCTCTGCTTCATTTAAAACACGTACTCTAAATATTGAATTAGCTCTCACATCCATTTGAGTGCACACATGTTCAAATCGTGATGTGAACAAGAGCTTGAACCCATTCGGCAAAGGGCTCATTAGTCCAACATCTTTGAGGTCAACCTCCTTCCAAATATCATCCATTATTACTAAAATTTTCTTTTCCCCATTTTGCGACATCCCCTCAAATTTCTTACGAAGAAGCTCAGCCCTTGCATCTtttgttttttcagttaaatcttGATGAATGTATTCTGCAACAGCTTGCTGTAGAACAAAAAGGTCACAGCTTTCCCCAAGAACCACCTTTACAACCCAATCGAACATTTTTTAATCTTCCACGGCCTTCTTTAGTTGTTCCATCATTGTGGTCTTGCCGACACCACCCATCCCACATAGAGCAATCATCTTTTGGGACTCCTCATTTGATTGTAGAGATTGCAATGCAGCATTAAATACCGAATCTCTAGACTCAAACGTGGTTGTTTGGGTACCATGAGGAACTGGTGCAGAGGTGGATGGTACCTTAGCAAGTGGTTTTCGTTCATTTGTCCAACTGATTTCCGACGCTTGTTCTTTGAGAGCTTTTATCTGTTGGACAATAATACAAGATTGTTTTCCTGCTTTGTATCTCTTTGCCACGTTGAAGCACCCAATTCCAGCTGTTGGAATACTTTCTACCTTTTCCTTCATCTTTTGAACATCTTCCAACCATGGCGACACATGGCGAGATACCACATGATAGTTCGCATCAGCTGTCGTTTTTTTCTCTTGAATATCTTGTTCAGTGATATTCAACTGATCCATTTTCTCCTTCATATCTTTAACATGATTTGTGGATAACACTAAGAAACCCAGATGTTTCTTAACAGGGACCATCAAAGAGTTAACAACCGGTGTAACAATTGAATTTATAATAGCATCCATATTTTAACTGCAATTTGATACAAACAATTAATAAGAAAGTGCAGGAATTGTAATTACCAAAGCAGTTAGACAAGTATTCTTTACATTACGAAACTATTTTTTTTCACTGATCTACATATCTAGTAAAAAAAATAGATGTGTGTTGTTTAAAGTTTTGCCTCACAGTCAAATTTTAATGCTAACATGACAAAATATTATCTAATAAGTCCATGTTACCTTCTAATGTGGATAAACTCCAGATATATGACTCTTGAGTTTGATTAGTAGATAACACACTTATATGGAtggctttaattattttaaagCAATCATACTTGTTTCTTCAAACATGTTTATACAGAAGTGTTCTTAAGATTGATGCAATAATTTGAGATTGAacattgtaaaaaataaaaaaggagAATATTACCTACTCGCTTCTCTTACAAACTTCTTTCTTttggtaaagaaatgaaaggatTGATAAGATTTATGAGGCCACTTGCAAAGGAGAAGATGGTTATGATATGTAAAGACCAATTTTAAGCCAAAAGTCTTTCTGCATTATTAGTtgagtaaattacattttttgcccctgtggttatatcacttttactatattagcctaaaataaaaatttttaacatatctgtcTCCAtgatctctataactaaccattttgacccctaagtctaaccattttggccccgatggtctctataactaaccattttggcccccatgatctctagacttaggggccaaaatggttagttatagagaccatgagggcagatatgttaaaaattcttattttgggctaatatcgtaaaagtgatataaccacagatgctaaaaacataatttactcttattagagcattctcatccaatccatcaaattatacatacattccactaaaaacaattcctatatcaatatattttcactaaaaacaaatactttttctctcttcttttcaattaaataaaataatattatcattacatttttctctctccttcactcacaaccactttcaatatatattaaaaaaattatactgggtgaatagtgtccccccaaatatacagatgaacagtaacattttctctctcctccactcacaaccattttttataccctttataatataaaaactaccCCTCACATATTTTGATGATTTGAATGAGAATGCTCTTAGTTTTTGATACGgagtttgatttttttattaattaaagaaATTATTACATCAATAGTGGATGTTAGGTGATATACAGTAAgtaatattaatattttatttaactttCTTAATTCCTATATTTTGCTTTTTTTAactttaatattttatttaactcTTTTAAttcatttattttgttttttatagAATTGTCAATTTGCAAAACCAGCTTAATTACGTGTTATGATTGCTTACATTTGATCTACCGAAGTTGCAAtgagtggcggaactagaagaaaaattcaggggtattctaATTTTTTTTACCGTACAGTCATAAAATAATCAACAAAATACGCTAATAAATAAAGTTAAACAAATACACAGGCCGTCCTTAAGAATTCGGACGCCCTCGAGGGCCCTGTGCAAGTAGACAACATAGGCCCCTgaatacttatttaaaaaaaagtaataaGACGATTTTATGAGCGTTGAATATGAAAAAAACTAAATAATCTATTTTTTACTGCTTTTTTCTTAGGTTTTAAGTTTAACTAGTGGTGTGTTACTTGCAGCCTGCATCGAAGGTGTTAAAGTTTGTAATGATATTAACTGATGTTATTCTAAAGTAGGCTAAATCAAACACAAATGATATATAATCATATACTTTAAAAACTAATCTAAGCATATACTCTAAATACTAATCTAACCATACAAACAACTAAATAAATTTGTTAATTTGATGAGACTTGAACGATTGTGATCGTGCTAAAAAACACATTTAGAAGAATTAGATAAAATTTTGGCCATTATAGATAATCAAATAAATGGCCAAACTAGATAAAATTTTGGCCATTTACTTTTAACTTTTCacgtatttttatatttttttttctttttctaaaccaTATTTCTTCAAtcatttattttctatttttaatatttttttcctttttaaaatcatatttcttttttttatttaatttgtattTTTTAACTC encodes the following:
- the LOC110911710 gene encoding disease resistance protein At4g27190-like translates to MFDWVVKVVLGESCDLFVLQQAVAEYIHQDLTEKTKDARAELLRKKFEGMSQNGEKKILVIMDDIWKEVDLKDVGLMSPLPNGFKLLFTSRFEHVCTQMDVRANSIFRVRVLNEAEAKTLFFEIVGPTPSDGDDAELQKIGEDIVNKCGGLPIALKTIAKSLIGNIKEAWKETLSNLQHDDLQDLNEIVHKVFEMSYNNLQKDDDKSVFLLSGLFPDDFDIPIEDLMRYGWGLKLFSKVHTLREARRRTIICVNNLIRANLLTESEQMGCVKMHDLVRVFALSNFSKSNKLQ